Proteins encoded together in one Impatiens glandulifera chromosome 1, dImpGla2.1, whole genome shotgun sequence window:
- the LOC124918677 gene encoding aquaporin NIP6-1, whose amino-acid sequence MEDDQIPSAPSTPMTPGTPGAPLFGKNHHGFRPDMNNGKKPNSIASLLKNSKCFKPNWSNDVEEGSLPSLSCSIPSPPISLSRKVGAEFIGTLILIFSGTATAIVNQKSEGSETLIGLAASTGLAVMVVILSTGHISGAHLNPAVTISFAALKHFPWKHVPMYVLAQVLASICAAFALKGIFDPVMAGGVTVPAEGTTNVQAFGLEFIISFNLMFVVTAVATDTRSVGELAGIAVGATVMLNILIAGGTTGASMNPVRTLGPAIAANNFKGFWIYCSAPFLGALAGAGVYSAVKLPENYNDDDDHHANPTAGHSFRRS is encoded by the exons ATGGAAGATGATCAAATTCCGTCAGCCCCTTCAACTCCAATGACCCCGGGAACTCCCGGAGCTCCACTCTTTGGCAAAAACCACCATGGATTCCGACCAGACATGAACAATGGCAAGAAACCTAATTCAATTGCTTCCCTTTTAAAAAACTCCAAATGCTTCAAACCCAATTGGTCAAATGATGTTGAAGAAGGATCTCTCCCATCTCTCTCATGTTCTATCCCATCACCACCCATCTCTCTCTCAAGAAAg GTGGGAGCAGAGTTTATAGGAACATTAATACTGATATTCTCCGGTACGGCGACGGCAATAGTGAACCAGAAAAGTGAAGGATCGGAGACATTGATTGGATTGGCGGCTTCAACTGGGTTAGCAGTTATGGTGGTGATTTTGTCGACAGGACATATCTCAGGAGCACATTTAAACCCAGCTGTTACAATTTCATTTGCAGCTTTGAAACATTTTCCATGGAAACATGTACCTATGTATGTATTAGCACAAGTGTTGGCATCGATATGTGCTGCGTTTGCTTTGAAGGGTATTTTTGATCCGGTTATGGCCGGAGGTGTGACTGTTCCGGCGGAAGGGACGACGAATGTTCAAGCTTTTGGTTTGGAGTTCATCATTAGCTTCAATCTTATGTTTGTTGTCACTGCTGTTGCCACCGACACTAGATCT GTCGGAGAGCTGGCGGGAATCGCGGTGGGAGCCACCGTCATGCTTAACATACTAATTGCtgg AGGAACAACAGGAGCATCTATGAATCCGGTAAGAACATTGGGACCTGCTATAGCTGCTAATAATTTTAAGGGTTTTTGGATTTACTGTTCTGCTCCTTTTCTCGGAGCTCTCGCCGGAGCCGGTGTTTATTCCGCCGTTAAACTGCCGGAAAATTATAATGACGACGATGATCATCATGCTAATCCAACCGCCGGTCACAGCTTTAGAAGGTCATGA